TGCAACCGACAGCTCGACGAGCTTGCCGTTCTCGTCCCGCGCGCCTGGACCGACGGCTACAACCTCGCCTTCCTGCGGCTTTTCCTTCGCTGTGTCGGGAATAATGATCCCGCCTGAAGTTTTCTCTTCAGCTTCGAGGCGGCGTACGACCACTCGGTCGTGCAAGGGGCGGAAATGCATGCATACCCTCCAATTGCAAAACGTGAATGTCATCGCCGGAGTCCCGCCGGGGACGCCAGGCGGGGCCGGATTTTGGAATTGAAATTCCCCTGTTCAAGGTCCGGAACGAAAATTTTTGGCACTCGTTGGCACAGAGTGCCAATTTCCTGCGCCGAACGATTCCTTTGCCATCTTGACGGAAGCGCCAGACAGACAAAAATTTCTTCGGCCACGAGGCCCTAAAGTCTCAAAGCGGCAGTCAGGAAGGAGGATGACAGTGTCGCGATGGTTCTTCCCTCTCGATCACCCGTTCAAGGCACAGGTGCGGCCCAACTTCGAGCCCGAGGTCCGGCGTGCGATTCTTTCTCGCCTAACGTCCAGCGTGGCGCGACGTTCGTCAGGTAACTTCGGGCGCTCCGAATTTGATCTGGTCCCAAAAGGGGCGCGGGACTGCTCGGCATAGAGGGACGGGCTCGGCATGAAGGATCGCGCCTTTGTCGCGCAGATTGGCGGATCGAGGCTGACTACGGCGGAAATCTATTACTACAGGCCGGACGCCCGGTCTCTGCTCCAGCAATTCGTCTGGCAGGACTATGATCTTCCACCGGATTTTCCGCTCCTGTTTCAATTCCTCGAGCATTGGCAGCGGGAGCTGGAAGGAGCGCTTCACTCGATCAGCATTTCGCACCAGGGCTTGTTGAAGCCAGCTGAATGGCATGCGGTCGATGGAGTCATTCACATTCGACGATGATGCAAGCTATTCAACCTGCACTAGCTTCTCGACGGCGAACCGGCACCGACGACGGTTTTTCAGAAGCCCAATAGTGCGATGTCAGCTTGGGAAAGCTGTCGCTAGCTACGGGCTGAACAAACGTCCGCTTGCGGGCCGGACCGCACTGCCCGGCAATGACCGACAAGGGCGCGTCGCGGATATCCCCTGCCCTACGTCCAACTTTGGCCGTTTGTAGACCATCCGCTTGTGGCAGCTTAGGATTCAATCCGGCGATGCGCAGGCCTGGTGCTCGAAGGCGCCGACCGATCACCCTCTCGCGGGGTAAAGCACCTTGCCATCCCTCGGCTCCGCTCCTGGTGTAAGTCGGGCCGGTTGGACGCGATCGTCACCCATCAGGTGAAGCACCGTTCTTCCGCGAGCGAGCAGATAGTCGGCGATGATCCGGCGGTGACAGCGCCACCAGACGGCTTCCGCACACATGATCGCGCAGCGACGTTCACGGGCGAGTTCGAGTAACTCCGCGAGGCCTGCCGCGAACTGATCGGATAGAGCGTAATCGGCATAATTGTGGAAGCTCTTGTTTTCCCAGAATGCATTGGTCGACGCAGGGACTTCCGGAGATCGTCCGCGAAGTCCTCCGAGGGCCGCGATACGCGCATAGCCAAGCTGATATTGGCTTAGCTCGGCGCCGAGAACATCTTCATTATATTGCGGGTTGCGTCGCGATCGTGGAACCGTTCGAACATCGACTACGAGCGATACTTGCCCGGCTCGCAGCAGTTCCACGAACTGAGGGATCGACCGGGTCGAATGTCCGACCGTGAAAATTGGCGCATCAGTCGTCATTACTTTGGTAACGTTTTAGCCCCGCTGATGGTGCGGATATCGCTCAGCGACCGTCAGGTGCTGGCCGAAGGCGGAACGTCCGGTTTCGGCGCGGGATTGCGCAAATCTGGCCGTTGAATCAAAATCGCTCTGTCGGCCGAAACCGCCCCACGCGGCCATTGAAGACATAGCAACAGGTTACCGTAGGGAGGCAGTCTCAGGTTTGTATTCTGCCGGAAGAAAAAGTGCCGAATGAGCCCACCCTGGGCCAGTGCGTCCATGGGGCCAGCGTTGCGACGTCAGATCAATGTAACCAGCGGATGATCCGGCAACATGCACCGAGTCGTCGAACGAGGTGTGCCCCGTCCGCTCGTCGATCTTTAAAATGAAGAAGCCTTGTTGGCCGCCGTTGTGCGCACAAAGCACGAGGCGATCCGATGCTGGGTCCCGTGCCAGCCAATGTGGTGCGAAGCCATGCGGAAGAAGTAAGCGCGAGCGCTCGCGCGGATGGCTCAGGTCACTGATATCAAGTGTCACCAGCGTGGATCTGCCTCCCACTGGCATAAGCCACAGTTTGTCCCGGAGAATGAGCGGCACTGCGCAAGCACCCCGGTATTCGCCTGGCCCCTTCGGTTCGTCGGCATCGAAGGTGTAGACATTGCGGATCTGCGGTGTCGACGAGGTGACGCCAGTGAGAAGATTCAGACCGCAACCGTAAGTGCTAACGAGCACGTTGCCGTTCGCAAGAGCTCTGAGAGCAAAGGGCGCGTGCGCGGCGGTTAAGGCAACCGAGCCATCGCGGTTTACGCCCGGCGGCACGGGAATAGTGTGCAGCAGCTTGAAGTCAGAATAGCGCCAGACCTGCACGACGTCGGCGGCACTTTCCTCCATCATGGCCGCGCTGGTCGTGACGATACGGTCGATTTTGGGTAGCATCGTGAGCGCATAGACGCGGACGGGCTCTCTGGTGTCTGCGGCCGCGCTCGCCCGCCTCAAGAGACGCCCAGACGCGTCATACTCCGCGATACCACCTGGTCCGCCTGGAAACGTTTTATCGCCTGCGCGTGGGCTTGGGCCTTCGCTTCTCAGGAAGCCAACGAGTACATTGCCGTTCGGCAATCTATAGAAATCATGTGGGAAACGTAGCGGTGCGGGCGGTCGGATCCGCTTTTCGATGGCGACGTGCAGCGGATCGTGAATGTCGAGCAGTAGAATGTCTTCGTGATGATGCGAGTTCGCAAACAACAGGCGGCCGGACGGCGGTAGCCAATATTCCATGTGGTGCGGCATTGATCCCTTCGTGCCGATCGGTGTCGTTGCGATCACCTTGCCAAGCGTGGTGCTCCCACGCCGCAAGTCTAGCGTTGCGAGGAAATCCTGGTCAGCCTCATCGGTATCGCCAACGAAAGCCAGCAGGAAGGCAGAGGGGCCTAGCACAGACGCAACACCCGCCCTGCCGAGGGGAGAGACCGAAGCAACCAAGATCAAGAGCGCCAGCAATCCCATCCGGCAACGACTGAACATCTGTCGATCCTTCCTGTAGGTCTTTAGGCCGCAACCTCGAGATCGGCGCCGGCTCCAAAGCGCCTCCTATATTCGCCGGGTGTGATACCTATCAGCCGGCGAAACAGTCGTCGGAAGGCTGCCGGGTCTTCATAGCCGACGCTCCATGCGATTTGGTCGACAGGCCGCCTTGTAAACTGGAGCAATTCGCGCGCCTTTCCGATCCTGAGCTGTTGAACATATTCAGTGGGCTTCAGCCCAGTCGCCCCCTTGAACCGTCGGAGGAACGTCCGTTCCTCAAGACCGGCTTCGCGCGCCATCTCGGATACCTGAATCCGCTTCACCGCACGTGTTTGGAGCCAATGCTGCACCTTAAGGATCGCGTCGTCGCCGTGCTCAAGTCGAGGAGAGAAGCTGCTATAGTGCCGTTGCTCGCGCCCGGCCGGATCGATGAGGAAAAATTGCCCCGTCTCGACCATCACGGTTGGGCCGAGCAGGCGGTCGACAAGCCGCAGCGCAAGATCCGTCCAAGCCATCAGCCCGCCGGCCGTGATGATGTCCCCATCCTCGATGACGATCTTTCCGGGCTCCATCGCTACATCCGGAAAATGCTCTCTGAACAAGTCAGCGAAGAGCCAGTGCGTCGTGGCCGGGCGCCCTGCGAGTAGTCCAGTGGCGCCAAGGAGGAACACACCCCCGCAGTTGGCGGCGAGGGTAGCGCCAGCGTCGTGGCGCTCCCGCAGCCATTCGGCAAATGGCGCTGCTTCTTCACCTAGGATCGGTCCAGTGAGTCGACCCGGCGTGACGATCACGTGAGGGGCACCCTCGAGCGCGGGATCGGTGTCAAAAGAGCGATCGATGCGGCCCGTCGGATTCATGCTCCAGTGAGAAACTCGCAGGCGTCGTCCACCCCTCTTAGTCGAGAAGTCACTCGCTACGCCAAGCAGGTCCGTCATCCCGTGGACCATCGCCATTTGGCAACCAGGGTAGAGGACGAGCCCTACCTCGGGTGGCCCCACCTGCGCCGCTTGCCCCATCAGACGTCCTTCCAGGGACACCAGCGGTCAGTAGTGGATTTGTCAATTCCGGCTCGATTTTTGTCGGATGCAACAATCCACGTCGGTCCGAGTCCCGACGATAACCGTAACACGCGGTCCCAACGATAGCCGTAACACAGGTTTGGAGCGTCGTCCCGGCCGATCTGTCGAAGCCGATCGGTCCAAACGCCGGGCACCGCCGCTCGCCTTGAAGAGGGAGAGGGTGATGAGCACGAACGTCCTAGAACGCACGACCAGCGAGACGCGCCACGTGGCATCCAGTATTCCAGTCACCCGCTATCGAACCGCGACAGTTGACGGACTGAACATATTCTATCGCGAGGCGGGGCCAGCGGACGGACCAAACCTCTTATTGCTGCACGGCTTCCCCACCTCCTCGCACATGTTCCGCCAGTTGATCCCGCTGCTTGCTGATCGATACCGCGTCATTGCTCCTGATTATCCGGGTTATGGACAGAGCGACGCGCCGGATCGGGCCAGCTTCAGCTATTCCTTTGATCGTTTTGCTGAGCTCGTCGACCAGCTTCTCGACCAGATCGGGGTCGACCGCTTTGCCATGTATGTAATGGACTACGGCGCGCCCGTCGGTTGGCGCCTCGCGCTCAAGGATCCCGGCCGCGTCACTGGGTTGATCGTCCAAAACGGCAACGCTTACGACGAGGGCCTCAAGGAGTTCTGGGATCCAATCAAAGCATATTGGGCCGAGGGATCGATCGAAGCGCGGAACGCGCTTCGTAAGCTGCTGACGCTGGAGACCACCAAATTCCAATACACTGACGGCATGTCGGACGTGAGCCGGATCTCCCCGGACAATTGGGTCCATGACCAAGCTCTGCTCGACCGCCCCGGAAACGACGAGATCCAGCTCGACATGTTCTACGATTATCGGACGAACCTGGAGCTCTATCCACGGGTGCAGTCGTGGCTACGCGAATACGAACCCCCGACGCTCATTGTCTGGGGCAAAAACGACTACATTTTCCCGGCTGCTGGCGCGACACCGTATCTTCGAGACGTTCCGGACGCCGAGCTACACTTGCTCGACACCGGCCATTTCGCGCTTGAGGACAAGCTCGACGAGATGGTCCCGCTCATCCGCGACTTCCTCGGTCGCACTCTCCGCCCCGATAGCCAACGCTCCCTGTAAGTGCCGCCTCACCATCTCTTGGAGGCCACACTCATGGCTGCAACAGCGATCGCAAGCGATGTGTCCGCTCAGAGCGCGCGTGGCGTCATTGGCGCGACACCTCTAGTCGCTCTTGACCACGAGCCTGCTCCCCGGCTCGTCGTCGACCCGCCCCTCCCCCAACCCCTCTCCGAGGGGCGGGTCTTCATCCAATACAGGACCGAGAACCTTCGGGTGCTGCCGGTCTTCGGAGCAGGCGCGCTGGGCGTATCCCCTAGGATAGGTCACCTCCATGTGACCGTGGACGACGCCCCTTGGCATTTCGTCGATGCAAGCGGCGGAACAATCGTGCTCGTCGGCTTGGGTGAAGGACCGCATAACGTGCTGATTGAGCTCGCTGATCCCACGCATCGGGTGATCGCGGCACAGGCGCTGCACTTCGTCGTCCCCGTACAATCGAAACATCAAACACCTCCGCCGGGTGGCCGCTGAGCTGATCCGCAAGACTGCAGACTGAAGGAAGAACACATGTCCATGCTGAAGACATCTGACGGTACCCGCATTTTCTATAAGGATTGGGGCCCCAAAGACGCCCAAGCCGTTGTGTTTCATCACGGATGGCCGCTGAGCGCAGACGACTGGGACAACCAGCTGATGTTCTTCCTGGGGCAAGGTTTTCGAGTGATCGCCCACGACCGTCGAGGGCATGGCCGCTCCGACCAGACCGACACCGGAAACGACATGAACACCTATGCCGCGGACGTCGCAGAACTTACTTCAGCCCTCGACCTCAAAAACGCGATCCATGTCGGCCACTCGACCGGCGGCGGCGAGGTTACCCGCTACGTGGCGCGCGCAGAACGCGGACGGGTTTCGATGGCCATCATTATCAGCGCTATTCCGCCGGTCATGATCCGCACGGAGAGTAATCCTGGCGGGTTGCCGATCGAAGTGTTCGACGGATATCGCTCGGCCGTCGCGAGTAATCGCGCTCAGACTTATCTCGAGATCGCCAGCGGCCCCTTTTACGGCTTCAACCGCCCGGGCGCCAAGCCGATCGAGGGTGCGATCCGCAACTGGTGGCGGCAAGGCATGATGGGCGGCATCAAAGCCCATTATGATTGCATCAAGGTGTTCTCCGAGACGGACCTCACCGAGGACTTAAAGGCTATCGATGTGCCGGTGCTGGTCCTCCACAGCGACGACGACCAGATCGTACCTTATGAGGACTCTGCACCGCTCGCTGTGAAGCTCCTGAAGCGGGGCACGCTGAAAACTTATCGGGGCCTGCCGCACGGGATGCCGACAACGCATGCTGATGTCATTAATACCGACATCCTCGCCTTCGTTCACGAGCAGTTGGCCGCCGAACAGCGGGCGGCCCGGCCTGAATTGGTCGCCTGAGAGGGGCGTCTCTTCGATCAGCCATCCGCAGGAACAAGGACAAGACCATGCTCAGACTCGCTACGGCGCTCGCCGCGCTTATGTTGATTGCCGCACCGGCTTGGGCGCAGCAACCTGCACCAGCCAAGCCGACTGTCATCCTGGTGCACGGCGCTTTCGCAGAGTCCGCTGGCTGGAACGGCGTGATCAGCAGGCTGCGGGCGAAGGGGTATCCCGTGATTGCCGCAGCGGTCCCGCTTCGTAGCCTCAAAGGAGATGCGGCGTACGTGGGCGCGCTGGTCTCTGCGGAGCCGGGACCTGTGGTTCTCGTCGGTCACTCGTACGGTGGCGAGGTCATCTCGGTTGCTGGGGCTGGCCATCCCAACGTGAAGGCACTCGTGTTCGTCGACGGACTGGCGCCGGAGGTCGGTGAAAGTGCCGCGAGCCTCGGCGCGCGCTTCCCAACTGCCACGCTTGCGCAAGCCCTAGCGCCGCCCGTGGTGCTGCCCGATGGAAGCGCCGATATCTACATTTCACCGGCGAAGTATCATGATCAGTTCGCCGCCGACGTTCCCACCGCCGAGGCGGCGCTCATGGCTGCCACGCAGCGACCCATCGTGAAATCGGCACTCGAGGAGCCGGCTGCCGCCTTGTCGTGGCGGAGTGTCCCGTCTTGGTTCGTGTGGGGGTCCCGTGACCTCAACATCCCACCGGCGCTGCACGCCTTTATGGCCAAGCGCGCGCATGCACGCGAGGCGGTGGAGGTTCCCGGTGGCTCGCACGTCGTGATGATCTCGCATCCTGATCTGGTGGCCGCGATGATCGAGCGTGCCGCTCAACCAGGACAATGACGTCCGAAGGCGATGGTTTGATGACCGGGCGATCCCCTTCGTTGCTGGAGACGCGCCGAGCTCAGCTCAACCCCGTCTTCGATACCGAAGAACTTGCTCGGATCGGTCGGTTCGGTTCCCGAAGTCGATTTGCCGCTGGAGAGATTGTTGCTGCGTCCGGGGTGACGAGCGATGGGGTCATAGTGATCCTGAGCGGGTCAGTAGCAGTCACGCAGGCGGACGAAGTTGGCCAACGAGTCGAGGTCAATCAGCATGGTTCCGGTGAGATTCAAGGCGAGCTCGCACAACTCTCGGGCCGGCCATCGCTGGTGACGGTCAGGGCCGTCGAGGATGTCGAGGCCACCAGGCTTTCTGGTGCGGACCTCCACCGTCTGCTCCTAGGTGAGGCCGAGCTCGGCGAGCGTATCATGCGAGCGTTGATTCTCCGCCGGATGCTGCTCCTAGAGAAGGGCGTCGGAGGGCCGGTCATCATCGGAGGCGCTGCAAACCCGGACGTCATACGCCTTTCGAACTTCCTAACGCGGAACGCGCACCCGTTCGCTCAGATTGAACCCGGGACCCCCATCGCGGACGCAATTCTGGTCCAGCGAAAGGCGAAGGACCTTGCCCTGCCCGTACTGATCTGCCCAGGCGAGCTCGTGCTGAGCAGGCCCAGCGATGAAGAACTCGCTCGATGCATCGGCTTGCTTCAACCTCTCGAAGACGGGGCGGCGGTCGACTTGGTCGTGGTGGGCGCGGGCCCGGCTGGGCTCGCCTGCTCCGTCTACGCTGCATCCGAGGGGCTATCGGTCATCCTGCTGGATTGCCGAAACATCGGAGGCCAGGCCGGGGCTTCCTCTCGGATCGAGAATTTCCTTGGCTTTCCTACGGGCATTTCCGGTAATGCTCTCATGGGCAGGGCCATGGTCCAAGCCCAGAAGTTCGGCGTTCAGACACGAGTACCTTCTGAGGCGATCGGGCTGTCGACCATTCGCGCCGATAAGCACCTCGTGAAGCTCGCAGACAACAAGACTATCGAAGCTCGCGCCGTGGTCATTGCATCCGGCGCAAGCTATCGGCGCCTCGACGTCCCCGGCATCGACAAGTTCGAGGACACGTCGGTTCATTACTGGGCGTCGCCGCTCGAAGGCCGACTATGCAACGGCAAGGACGTAGTTCTCGTCG
This portion of the Sphingomonas limnosediminicola genome encodes:
- a CDS encoding alpha/beta hydrolase, with product MLRLATALAALMLIAAPAWAQQPAPAKPTVILVHGAFAESAGWNGVISRLRAKGYPVIAAAVPLRSLKGDAAYVGALVSAEPGPVVLVGHSYGGEVISVAGAGHPNVKALVFVDGLAPEVGESAASLGARFPTATLAQALAPPVVLPDGSADIYISPAKYHDQFAADVPTAEAALMAATQRPIVKSALEEPAAALSWRSVPSWFVWGSRDLNIPPALHAFMAKRAHAREAVEVPGGSHVVMISHPDLVAAMIERAAQPGQ
- a CDS encoding FAD-dependent oxidoreductase, translating into MTGRSPSLLETRRAQLNPVFDTEELARIGRFGSRSRFAAGEIVAASGVTSDGVIVILSGSVAVTQADEVGQRVEVNQHGSGEIQGELAQLSGRPSLVTVRAVEDVEATRLSGADLHRLLLGEAELGERIMRALILRRMLLLEKGVGGPVIIGGAANPDVIRLSNFLTRNAHPFAQIEPGTPIADAILVQRKAKDLALPVLICPGELVLSRPSDEELARCIGLLQPLEDGAAVDLVVVGAGPAGLACSVYAASEGLSVILLDCRNIGGQAGASSRIENFLGFPTGISGNALMGRAMVQAQKFGVQTRVPSEAIGLSTIRADKHLVKLADNKTIEARAVVIASGASYRRLDVPGIDKFEDTSVHYWASPLEGRLCNGKDVVLVGGGNSAGQAAVFLAAHCRHVTLIARRSLSKTMSDYLIERISMLGNVTVVEDARLLCLEGDNGELATVGYQQRKAEHPRTVAAQHLFLFIGADPNTDWLKGSGVMLDRRGYIITETESSAGHFLLQTSQPGVFAIGDARAGSAKRVAAAAGDAANVTPAIHAMLAAANAHPATGNAGELAITVEIPA
- a CDS encoding DUF6130 family protein — its product is MAATAIASDVSAQSARGVIGATPLVALDHEPAPRLVVDPPLPQPLSEGRVFIQYRTENLRVLPVFGAGALGVSPRIGHLHVTVDDAPWHFVDASGGTIVLVGLGEGPHNVLIELADPTHRVIAAQALHFVVPVQSKHQTPPPGGR
- a CDS encoding protein usg, which codes for MKDRAFVAQIGGSRLTTAEIYYYRPDARSLLQQFVWQDYDLPPDFPLLFQFLEHWQRELEGALHSISISHQGLLKPAEWHAVDGVIHIRR
- the groES gene encoding co-chaperone GroES, translated to MHFRPLHDRVVVRRLEAEEKTSGGIIIPDTAKEKPQEGEVVAVGPGARDENGKLVELSVAPGDRILFGKWSGTEVKISGEDLLIMKESDILGVIEVEAALKRAA
- a CDS encoding alpha/beta hydrolase produces the protein MSTNVLERTTSETRHVASSIPVTRYRTATVDGLNIFYREAGPADGPNLLLLHGFPTSSHMFRQLIPLLADRYRVIAPDYPGYGQSDAPDRASFSYSFDRFAELVDQLLDQIGVDRFAMYVMDYGAPVGWRLALKDPGRVTGLIVQNGNAYDEGLKEFWDPIKAYWAEGSIEARNALRKLLTLETTKFQYTDGMSDVSRISPDNWVHDQALLDRPGNDEIQLDMFYDYRTNLELYPRVQSWLREYEPPTLIVWGKNDYIFPAAGATPYLRDVPDAELHLLDTGHFALEDKLDEMVPLIRDFLGRTLRPDSQRSL
- a CDS encoding DUF488 domain-containing protein, with amino-acid sequence MELLRAGQVSLVVDVRTVPRSRRNPQYNEDVLGAELSQYQLGYARIAALGGLRGRSPEVPASTNAFWENKSFHNYADYALSDQFAAGLAELLELARERRCAIMCAEAVWWRCHRRIIADYLLARGRTVLHLMGDDRVQPARLTPGAEPRDGKVLYPARG
- a CDS encoding alpha/beta hydrolase, with amino-acid sequence MSMLKTSDGTRIFYKDWGPKDAQAVVFHHGWPLSADDWDNQLMFFLGQGFRVIAHDRRGHGRSDQTDTGNDMNTYAADVAELTSALDLKNAIHVGHSTGGGEVTRYVARAERGRVSMAIIISAIPPVMIRTESNPGGLPIEVFDGYRSAVASNRAQTYLEIASGPFYGFNRPGAKPIEGAIRNWWRQGMMGGIKAHYDCIKVFSETDLTEDLKAIDVPVLVLHSDDDQIVPYEDSAPLAVKLLKRGTLKTYRGLPHGMPTTHADVINTDILAFVHEQLAAEQRAARPELVA
- a CDS encoding GlxA family transcriptional regulator — translated: MNPTGRIDRSFDTDPALEGAPHVIVTPGRLTGPILGEEAAPFAEWLRERHDAGATLAANCGGVFLLGATGLLAGRPATTHWLFADLFREHFPDVAMEPGKIVIEDGDIITAGGLMAWTDLALRLVDRLLGPTVMVETGQFFLIDPAGREQRHYSSFSPRLEHGDDAILKVQHWLQTRAVKRIQVSEMAREAGLEERTFLRRFKGATGLKPTEYVQQLRIGKARELLQFTRRPVDQIAWSVGYEDPAAFRRLFRRLIGITPGEYRRRFGAGADLEVAA